One segment of Paenibacillus sp. FSL R7-0337 DNA contains the following:
- a CDS encoding 3-hydroxyacyl-CoA dehydrogenase NAD-binding domain-containing protein: MNFKKIGVIGGGTMGQGIAEMLAAKGLDVMLVEKTAERLNYSYEMIETSLDKQLEKWAITQAEKKLILARIQKVTHFAELSSCDMVIETIVEDLEAKQKVFNQLDQVCPSHIILASNTSTLSLTELASSTMYPERVIGMHFIHPVGKVDLVEIVRGLKTSDSTFEDTKAFVDEIVEKKGVMIYESPGFVSSRLICLFINEAMHVLQEGVASPEDIDDAMRIGYQFQNGPLEMADRFGLDSVLAALENMFREYGELKYRPSTILKKMVRAGQLGAKSGEGFFKYDKDGDRI; the protein is encoded by the coding sequence ATGAATTTTAAGAAGATCGGTGTCATCGGCGGAGGCACAATGGGACAAGGGATTGCCGAAATGCTGGCAGCCAAGGGCCTGGATGTCATGCTGGTGGAAAAAACTGCAGAACGGTTGAACTACTCCTACGAAATGATCGAGACCAGTCTCGACAAGCAGCTGGAGAAATGGGCGATTACCCAGGCGGAGAAGAAGCTGATCCTGGCCCGTATCCAGAAGGTTACACACTTCGCTGAACTGAGCTCATGCGATATGGTCATTGAGACCATCGTTGAAGATCTGGAAGCCAAGCAAAAGGTATTCAATCAGCTCGATCAGGTGTGTCCGAGCCACATTATTCTTGCCAGCAACACGTCAACGCTTAGCTTGACTGAGCTTGCAAGCTCTACAATGTATCCGGAACGCGTTATCGGCATGCACTTCATACACCCTGTAGGTAAGGTGGATCTGGTTGAAATCGTGCGCGGTCTGAAAACCTCGGACAGCACATTTGAAGATACCAAAGCCTTTGTCGATGAGATTGTTGAGAAAAAAGGCGTTATGATCTACGAATCCCCCGGATTTGTATCTTCACGCCTCATTTGCCTGTTCATTAACGAGGCTATGCATGTGCTCCAGGAAGGGGTTGCCTCCCCTGAAGATATTGATGATGCTATGCGCATCGGCTACCAGTTCCAGAACGGGCCGCTTGAAATGGCAGACCGCTTCGGTCTGGATTCCGTTCTTGCCGCACTGGAGAACATGTTCCGTGAATACGGCGAGCTTAAGTACCGTCCTTCGACCATTCTCAAGAAGATGGTGCGTGCAGGACAACTGGGTGCGAAATCGGGCGAAGGCTTCTTCAAGTATGACAAGGATGGTGACCGTATATGA
- a CDS encoding AAA family ATPase — MPKYWKEVVAGFVPVMLIFMAFVGINIFPVIIAMGMVAALLFIAHARGGLTVNAGADKKRKKNGPSKLTFEEIGGQDNAKQELREALDFLIRHEEISKFGIRPLKGILLTGPPGTGKTLMAKAAAHYTDSVFVAASGSEFVEMYVGVGAGRVRDLFKDARTRALKENKQSAIIFIDEIDVIGGKREGGQQREYDQTLNQLLTEMDGIYNNDTPRILLVAATNRKEMLDSALLRPGRFDRHIQVDMPDKKGRKSILDLHAKNKPLHDTVNLDKIAEEAYGFSGAQLESVMNEAAIYMMRENLTLVEQRHLSMAIDKVMMGEKTDRETNHEEKKRVAIHELGHAIMAELLRPGSVSQVTLTPRGQALGYVRHNPQTEQYLYTKDYLENQIMIALGGAAAEEMYYGGRSTGSRGDFDQALNIVETMMKSGLTSLGIANLQMVTTEELMKENSKILDELMIRTNDLLEKQKNIFDYSLDILMKEEVLSGEQFRCQFRDSVLLPA; from the coding sequence ATGCCTAAGTACTGGAAAGAGGTTGTAGCCGGATTTGTTCCGGTCATGCTGATTTTTATGGCTTTTGTGGGAATTAATATCTTTCCTGTAATTATAGCGATGGGCATGGTTGCCGCGCTCCTGTTCATTGCCCATGCCCGCGGCGGTCTGACGGTCAATGCAGGTGCAGATAAGAAGCGTAAGAAGAACGGTCCCTCCAAGCTAACCTTTGAAGAGATCGGCGGACAGGACAATGCCAAGCAGGAGCTGCGTGAAGCGCTGGACTTCCTGATCCGGCATGAAGAAATCAGCAAGTTCGGGATTCGTCCGCTCAAAGGAATTCTGTTAACCGGCCCTCCAGGAACCGGGAAGACGCTGATGGCCAAGGCTGCGGCGCATTACACCGATTCTGTATTTGTAGCTGCTTCAGGCAGTGAATTCGTCGAGATGTATGTCGGCGTCGGTGCCGGACGCGTGCGCGATTTGTTCAAGGATGCCCGTACACGCGCACTCAAGGAGAATAAGCAAAGTGCCATTATTTTCATCGATGAAATTGACGTTATCGGCGGGAAACGCGAAGGCGGACAGCAGCGTGAATACGATCAGACCCTCAATCAGCTGCTGACGGAGATGGACGGGATTTATAACAATGATACCCCGCGCATTCTGCTGGTAGCCGCAACGAACCGCAAGGAGATGCTTGATTCTGCGCTGCTGCGCCCGGGGCGTTTTGACCGCCATATTCAGGTGGATATGCCTGACAAGAAGGGCCGCAAGTCGATTCTCGACCTGCATGCCAAGAACAAGCCGCTGCATGACACCGTGAATCTGGATAAAATCGCCGAAGAAGCTTACGGCTTCTCGGGTGCGCAGCTGGAGAGCGTGATGAATGAAGCCGCGATCTACATGATGCGCGAGAATCTGACCCTGGTGGAGCAGCGTCATCTGTCGATGGCGATCGACAAGGTCATGATGGGTGAGAAGACCGACCGTGAGACCAACCATGAAGAGAAGAAGAGGGTAGCGATCCATGAGCTTGGACATGCTATTATGGCTGAGCTGCTGCGCCCCGGAAGCGTTAGTCAGGTAACACTGACCCCGCGCGGCCAGGCTCTAGGGTATGTCCGGCATAATCCGCAGACCGAGCAGTATCTGTACACGAAGGATTACCTGGAGAACCAGATCATGATTGCCCTGGGCGGAGCGGCTGCCGAAGAGATGTATTACGGAGGACGCAGTACCGGTTCCCGTGGAGACTTCGATCAGGCGCTGAATATCGTAGAGACCATGATGAAGTCAGGGCTCACCTCGCTCGGCATTGCGAATCTGCAAATGGTTACCACTGAAGAATTAATGAAGGAAAATAGTAAAATACTGGACGAGTTGATGATCCGCACGAATGACCTGCTGGAGAAACAGAAAAATATATTTGATTACTCTCTTGACATTTTAATGAAGGAAGAAGTTCTCTCCGGAGAGCAATTTCGTTGTCAATTTCGTGACAGTGTCCTTTTACCGGCATAA
- a CDS encoding aminoglycoside adenylyltransferase domain-containing protein, with amino-acid sequence MKKLEVLAYLDQAVDLFKEELGDNLSGIYLHGSLAMGCFQPDSSDIDLLIVVEDKLPAEVSHSLAGRIVAFHDSLPNKRGIELSIVLKTYLHNFVYPTPFEFHFSEAHLERYRTDKNYLCGGFEDADLAAHFAVVYHRGFILYGEPIREAFAPVDQRYYLDSIIRDVDDAPQNIGNAPLYYTLNLCRVLYYVQEGHVSSKKEGGDWGLQHLPERFHGLLRRCLKEYSGAGAEGYELELLTDFAEYMMAEIER; translated from the coding sequence ATGAAGAAATTGGAAGTTTTAGCATATTTGGATCAGGCGGTGGATTTGTTTAAGGAAGAGCTGGGGGATAATCTGTCGGGGATTTATCTGCACGGTTCCCTGGCCATGGGCTGTTTTCAACCGGATTCAAGCGATATTGATCTGCTCATTGTAGTAGAGGACAAGCTCCCCGCAGAGGTCAGTCATAGCCTTGCCGGTCGTATCGTAGCCTTTCATGACAGTCTGCCGAATAAGCGCGGAATTGAACTGTCTATCGTCCTGAAGACATACCTGCATAACTTTGTGTATCCTACGCCATTTGAATTTCACTTTTCAGAAGCTCATTTAGAGCGGTATAGAACCGATAAGAATTATCTGTGCGGCGGCTTTGAGGATGCTGATCTGGCGGCACATTTTGCAGTAGTCTACCATCGCGGGTTTATCTTGTACGGGGAGCCGATACGCGAGGCCTTTGCGCCGGTAGACCAGAGGTACTATCTGGATTCCATTATCAGGGATGTCGATGATGCGCCGCAGAATATTGGGAATGCTCCACTCTATTACACACTGAATCTATGCAGGGTACTCTACTATGTGCAGGAAGGTCATGTCTCTTCCAAGAAGGAAGGCGGGGATTGGGGACTTCAGCATTTGCCGGAACGCTTCCACGGGCTGCTTAGACGGTGTCTTAAGGAATATAGCGGTGCTGGCGCCGAAGGCTATGAACTGGAGCTATTAACTGATTTTGCGGAATATATGATGGCTGAAATTGAGCGTTAG
- a CDS encoding DUF5590 domain-containing protein — translation MKKKRRKWIWLGLTVVLLLLFGLSQFYAYIMKDQWNERNEAKELARTRAGLTEVTKAQKSVWNENEIYWVLTGKNEAGTDLMVWVRFTLEGKPAGGDNDLYAEELSKGTSEEKMRGIIADQLPDVKIERLLPGVYNGEYAWQLFYKKDGRFYYNFYRFKDGSAIGEGYSLPNR, via the coding sequence GTGAAGAAGAAGAGGAGAAAATGGATCTGGCTGGGGCTTACCGTGGTGCTGCTCCTTCTGTTCGGATTAAGCCAGTTCTATGCCTACATTATGAAGGACCAGTGGAACGAGCGGAATGAGGCCAAGGAGCTGGCCCGGACGCGTGCCGGACTAACGGAGGTAACCAAGGCTCAGAAATCCGTCTGGAATGAGAATGAGATCTACTGGGTGCTAACCGGCAAAAATGAAGCCGGGACCGATCTGATGGTGTGGGTCCGTTTCACCTTGGAGGGCAAGCCTGCCGGAGGCGACAACGACCTGTATGCTGAAGAGCTGAGCAAAGGCACTTCCGAAGAGAAAATGCGCGGAATCATAGCCGATCAGTTACCGGACGTGAAGATCGAACGGCTGCTGCCCGGTGTATATAACGGGGAATATGCCTGGCAGCTATTTTACAAAAAAGACGGGCGATTCTATTACAACTTCTACCGCTTCAAGGATGGCAGCGCCATCGGTGAGGGGTACAGTTTGCCCAACCGTTAA
- a CDS encoding amidohydrolase, with protein sequence MSSKITIIKNGHFLVPGSDKPVLSGYMTLENDLITYIGEAEPVVEDGAQVVDGSRLLFMPGLVNTHGHTAMSLLRGYGDDMVLQTWLQEKMWPMEEKFTGDDVYWGTSLSVLEMLKGGTTTFLDMYDHMDRVAEVTEQSGIRAVLMRGVIGLCPEEVQQAKLAEAVAFARNWHGKADGRITTMLSPHAPYTCPPEFFMKFVQAAHDLDLPMHTHMSETRHEVEQNVADYGLRPVAHLEKLGMFTRPSLIAHGVHLNDEEIGILARYNVGVSHNPGSNLKLASGVARVPELLRAGVKVSLGTDGAASNNNLDMFEEMRLAALIHKGVSGDPTAVPAPEALLMATEYGAQSIFLSGVGRLAAGMKADFIALDIDQPHLLPHTDLLSHAVYSASAKDVEHVWVNGQQVVKHGQCLTLDEEAIRRKAQETFESLLKR encoded by the coding sequence ATGAGCAGTAAGATCACGATAATCAAGAACGGGCACTTCCTGGTTCCGGGCAGCGACAAGCCGGTTCTAAGCGGGTATATGACCCTGGAGAATGATCTGATTACTTACATAGGTGAAGCTGAGCCGGTAGTGGAGGATGGCGCTCAGGTCGTAGACGGCAGCCGTCTGCTGTTCATGCCGGGTCTGGTCAATACCCATGGGCATACGGCCATGTCACTGCTGCGCGGATACGGCGACGATATGGTGCTTCAGACTTGGCTGCAGGAGAAGATGTGGCCGATGGAAGAGAAATTCACTGGTGATGATGTATATTGGGGAACCTCGTTGTCCGTACTGGAAATGCTGAAGGGCGGCACAACCACCTTCCTCGATATGTATGATCATATGGACCGGGTAGCGGAAGTAACGGAGCAGTCCGGTATTCGTGCGGTGCTGATGCGCGGCGTAATTGGGCTGTGCCCGGAAGAGGTACAGCAAGCAAAGCTCGCTGAGGCGGTTGCTTTTGCCCGTAACTGGCACGGCAAGGCTGACGGCAGAATTACAACTATGCTCTCACCGCACGCTCCGTACACCTGTCCTCCAGAGTTTTTCATGAAGTTTGTGCAGGCTGCCCATGATCTGGACCTGCCGATGCATACCCATATGTCCGAGACGCGCCATGAAGTGGAGCAGAACGTGGCTGACTACGGCCTTCGTCCGGTCGCACATCTGGAGAAGCTGGGGATGTTCACCCGTCCTTCGCTCATTGCCCACGGGGTTCATCTGAACGATGAAGAGATCGGGATTCTGGCCCGCTATAACGTTGGCGTGTCGCATAACCCCGGCAGTAACCTGAAGCTGGCCAGCGGGGTTGCACGTGTTCCTGAGCTGCTGCGAGCCGGGGTTAAGGTCTCCCTGGGTACAGACGGCGCGGCAAGCAACAACAATCTGGATATGTTCGAAGAGATGAGGCTGGCGGCTCTGATCCACAAGGGCGTAAGCGGTGATCCTACAGCGGTACCGGCTCCTGAAGCGCTACTGATGGCCACGGAATACGGGGCGCAGTCTATTTTCCTAAGCGGGGTAGGCCGGCTTGCAGCAGGAATGAAGGCCGACTTCATCGCGCTTGATATTGACCAGCCGCATTTGCTGCCGCATACCGATCTGCTCTCCCATGCCGTCTATTCGGCAAGTGCCAAGGATGTGGAGCATGTATGGGTGAACGGCCAGCAGGTTGTGAAGCATGGACAATGCCTGACACTGGATGAAGAAGCTATCCGCCGCAAAGCACAGGAGACGTTCGAGAGCCTGCTTAAACGGTAA
- a CDS encoding redox-sensing transcriptional repressor Rex produces the protein MKSDKISEAVVRRLPVYLRFLNDLQKREISTVSSQELGQKLDLNPAQIRKDLAYFGDFGRKGIGYDVSYLIEKIRHILKLDQQINVALVGAGNLGHALSNYNAYLKDTMKITAIFDAYPPKVGQQINSLVVQPMEELSSTIRSQGIRIGIITVPDSEAQNVADILVDSGIEAILNFAPVILKTPANIRIHAADFTTDLQSLAYYLHDGKDEAEDEQ, from the coding sequence ATGAAATCGGATAAAATATCGGAGGCCGTCGTGCGCAGGCTCCCAGTGTACCTGCGTTTCCTGAACGATCTCCAAAAACGTGAAATCTCCACAGTCTCTTCTCAGGAGCTGGGCCAGAAGCTTGATCTGAATCCCGCCCAGATCCGTAAGGATTTGGCTTACTTCGGTGATTTTGGCAGGAAGGGTATCGGCTACGATGTATCCTATCTAATTGAGAAGATTCGCCATATCCTGAAGCTTGACCAGCAAATTAATGTTGCACTGGTTGGAGCCGGTAATCTCGGTCATGCCTTGTCTAACTACAACGCTTACTTGAAGGATACGATGAAGATTACTGCGATCTTCGATGCCTACCCGCCGAAGGTGGGCCAGCAGATCAACTCGCTGGTTGTGCAGCCGATGGAGGAGTTAAGCAGCACAATCCGCTCGCAGGGCATCCGCATCGGGATTATTACCGTACCTGACAGCGAAGCCCAGAATGTAGCTGATATTCTTGTGGACTCCGGCATTGAGGCGATTCTGAACTTCGCACCGGTTATTCTCAAGACGCCTGCCAATATCCGGATTCATGCCGCAGATTTCACCACAGATCTGCAGAGCCTGGCCTATTATTTGCATGATGGAAAGGATGAGGCAGAAGATGAGCAGTAA
- the dinG gene encoding ATP-dependent DNA helicase DinG produces MKFAVLDFETTGTQSVGEIIQVGLAIIEEDGTISRVYGSYVKPGAPIPPFITGLTGITDSDVQDAPELDEMMMELVPLLDDVVLVGHNVAFDFHFLQNALDRCGYLPFQGRILDTIDFLKICFPSLSTYQLGAVSSHFGITHDRPHQADSDALATAIVLLKCLEELHSLPLLTIQRLNELFADEDSDLAWYFDGLLREREMETFQPEGELSFYRQLALAVGDWAELATPREEGNVNPLENITFEEYMDEVTKRLKAVLPQYESREAQELMIHEVITALEQDKHLLIEAGTGTGKSLGYLLPAIYHSVKSDQKVMVSTHTINLQDQLRERDIPLLTSVVPFPFKASIFKGRGHYLCLRKFEHRMNKKDFTSPREEALTAAQMLVWLTQTTTGDDEELNLSGRGGDFWETVASDTDSCLGRACPWFRKCYYHRAKHEAGISDVVVTNHSKLFADVKAGHQLLPAYDHLVIDEAHHLEDIAGKHLGMQMKYFTFAHTLTRLYKDSRSGQLPALRQSLQSSGSEQASEWSGVIDRIYPDLLTVKESWDALSDRLFSLLPERSDAGAGEAGQLVARLQPGKKPKDWEELAALENTLNLSLSDIIRKGDKMLSEMRDTDSQSSSDSLVTDIGGLFKDLASIREQIRFFMGLNDENIVYWLEGSGNYKGKSLQMYAVPVDVSTQLRELFFDKKKSIVLTSATLSVDKSFQFMIDNLGLGEAAEQGRLMTALLPSPFKYREQALLVIPRDFPSVKGSIGDARFVDTLVHSLAETAVTTRGRMLVLFTSYKMLRQVYDPLKEALASQDIAVLGQGVEGGSRSKLIRRFQDSPASVLLGTSSFWEGVDIPGEALTCLAIVRLPFQPPNHPLAEAKSELLQAQKKNPFMKLSVPQAVIRFKQGFGRLVRTAQDRGIVIVYDTRVIESHYGKYFLYSLPGPKMEHMLTEQMVPRIAEWLEDGGVS; encoded by the coding sequence ATGAAATTTGCCGTGCTTGATTTTGAAACTACGGGAACCCAATCTGTGGGAGAAATCATCCAGGTTGGCCTTGCCATTATAGAAGAAGACGGGACGATCTCCCGGGTGTATGGTTCCTACGTCAAGCCCGGAGCACCCATTCCTCCTTTTATTACGGGCCTGACCGGAATTACAGACAGTGATGTACAGGATGCGCCAGAGCTTGATGAGATGATGATGGAGCTGGTGCCGCTGCTGGATGATGTCGTCCTCGTCGGACACAATGTAGCGTTTGATTTTCATTTTTTGCAGAATGCGCTGGACCGCTGCGGCTACCTGCCGTTTCAGGGGCGGATTCTGGATACCATCGATTTTCTCAAAATATGCTTTCCCTCGCTGAGCACCTATCAGCTAGGCGCGGTAAGCAGCCACTTCGGCATTACGCATGACCGTCCCCATCAGGCTGACAGTGATGCGCTTGCCACGGCTATTGTGCTGCTTAAATGTCTGGAAGAGCTGCACAGTCTGCCGCTGTTGACTATTCAGCGGCTGAATGAGCTGTTCGCAGACGAAGACAGTGATTTGGCCTGGTATTTCGACGGTCTGCTGCGGGAGCGGGAGATGGAGACCTTTCAGCCGGAAGGAGAGCTGAGCTTCTACCGCCAGCTTGCGCTGGCTGTGGGGGATTGGGCAGAGTTGGCAACGCCCCGGGAGGAAGGAAACGTCAATCCGCTGGAGAATATTACCTTTGAAGAGTATATGGATGAGGTAACGAAGCGGCTGAAGGCTGTTCTTCCACAGTATGAGAGCCGTGAGGCCCAGGAGCTGATGATCCATGAGGTCATTACAGCGCTTGAGCAGGACAAGCATCTGCTGATTGAAGCGGGAACCGGCACCGGCAAGTCGCTGGGTTACCTGCTTCCGGCCATCTACCATAGTGTGAAAAGTGATCAAAAGGTGATGGTCAGCACTCATACCATTAACCTTCAGGACCAGTTGCGTGAGCGGGATATCCCACTCTTAACCAGCGTTGTGCCGTTCCCGTTCAAGGCCTCCATCTTTAAGGGAAGAGGGCACTATTTGTGTCTGCGCAAGTTCGAACATAGAATGAATAAAAAGGACTTTACGAGTCCAAGAGAAGAAGCGCTCACCGCTGCGCAAATGCTTGTCTGGCTGACCCAGACGACGACCGGCGATGATGAGGAGCTTAACTTAAGCGGACGGGGCGGCGATTTCTGGGAGACTGTAGCCAGTGATACCGACTCCTGCCTGGGACGGGCTTGTCCCTGGTTCCGCAAATGCTATTACCACCGGGCCAAGCATGAAGCCGGGATCTCTGATGTGGTGGTCACCAATCACTCCAAGCTGTTCGCAGATGTCAAAGCCGGGCATCAGCTACTTCCGGCTTACGATCATCTTGTGATTGATGAAGCCCATCATCTGGAAGATATTGCCGGCAAGCATCTTGGCATGCAGATGAAATATTTCACATTCGCCCATACCCTCACCCGCCTCTATAAGGATAGCCGGAGCGGGCAGCTGCCTGCCCTCCGCCAGAGTCTGCAGTCTTCGGGCAGTGAGCAGGCTTCCGAATGGAGCGGCGTGATCGACCGGATCTATCCCGATCTGCTGACGGTGAAGGAATCTTGGGATGCGCTCAGCGACCGGCTCTTCAGCCTGCTGCCCGAGCGCAGCGATGCCGGAGCCGGTGAAGCAGGCCAGCTGGTGGCCCGCCTGCAGCCGGGCAAGAAGCCGAAGGATTGGGAGGAGTTGGCGGCCCTTGAGAATACGCTGAACCTCAGTCTGAGCGATATCATCCGCAAGGGTGACAAGATGCTCAGTGAGATGCGTGACACGGACAGCCAATCCTCCTCGGACAGTCTTGTGACCGATATCGGCGGGTTATTTAAGGATCTGGCATCCATTAGAGAGCAGATCCGCTTCTTCATGGGCCTGAACGATGAGAATATCGTGTATTGGCTGGAGGGAAGCGGTAATTATAAAGGCAAGTCGCTGCAAATGTATGCCGTTCCTGTAGATGTCAGTACCCAGCTCAGGGAGCTGTTCTTCGACAAGAAGAAGAGTATTGTCCTGACCTCGGCCACCTTATCCGTGGATAAGTCCTTCCAGTTCATGATCGATAACCTGGGCCTTGGTGAAGCTGCGGAGCAGGGGCGTCTGATGACAGCGCTGCTTCCGTCGCCGTTTAAATACCGGGAGCAGGCTCTGCTGGTCATTCCCCGCGACTTCCCGAGCGTCAAGGGAAGTATAGGGGATGCCCGTTTTGTGGACACGCTTGTTCATTCCCTCGCCGAGACTGCTGTAACTACACGAGGGCGAATGCTGGTGCTGTTCACCTCCTACAAGATGCTGCGCCAGGTCTATGACCCGCTGAAGGAGGCGCTTGCCTCCCAGGATATCGCGGTGCTCGGACAAGGTGTGGAGGGCGGCAGCCGGAGCAAGCTGATCCGCCGCTTCCAGGACAGCCCGGCTTCGGTCCTGCTCGGTACCAGCAGTTTCTGGGAAGGGGTAGATATTCCGGGAGAAGCATTGACCTGCCTGGCGATTGTCAGACTGCCGTTCCAGCCGCCGAATCACCCGCTGGCAGAAGCGAAGTCGGAGCTGCTTCAGGCACAGAAGAAGAACCCGTTCATGAAGCTGTCCGTGCCGCAGGCAGTCATCCGCTTCAAGCAGGGCTTCGGGCGGCTGGTCCGCACGGCGCAGGACCGGGGCATCGTAATTGTGTACGATACTAGAGTAATTGAATCGCATTACGGAAAGTACTTCCTGTATTCACTCCCCGGTCCCAAGATGGAGCATATGCTCACCGAGCAGATGGTCCCGAGAATTGCCGAATGGCTGGAAGACGGCGGGGTTTCCTAA
- the panD gene encoding aspartate 1-decarboxylase, with protein sequence MFRHMMKSKIHRATVTEANLNYVGSITIDEDLMEAADLLENEKVQIVDNNNGSRLETYVIPGPRGSGVICLNGAAARLVQPGDTVIIISYAVVSSEELAAHKPTVVFVDEGNKPVKLADHEIHATIA encoded by the coding sequence TTGTTTAGACATATGATGAAATCCAAGATCCACCGGGCAACGGTCACCGAAGCCAATCTCAATTATGTGGGCAGCATTACCATTGATGAGGATCTGATGGAAGCCGCAGACCTGCTGGAGAACGAGAAGGTGCAGATCGTGGATAATAATAATGGTTCCCGTCTGGAGACTTATGTCATTCCAGGTCCGCGCGGCAGCGGCGTCATTTGTCTGAACGGGGCAGCAGCTCGTCTGGTACAGCCCGGCGATACCGTGATTATTATTTCCTACGCTGTGGTGTCCTCAGAAGAGCTGGCAGCGCATAAGCCGACGGTGGTGTTCGTTGATGAAGGCAACAAGCCGGTGAAGCTGGCGGATCATGAGATTCACGCTACAATTGCCTGA
- the panC gene encoding pantoate--beta-alanine ligase, whose amino-acid sequence MRVIRTIAELREALEYMRQGGHGPVGFVPTMGYLHEGHASLLRKAGEKSGTVVMSIFVNPLQFGPNEDFASYPRDEQRDLELAEREGADLVFIPSVEEMYPQPIRTGVSVSALTTQLCGASRPGHFDGVTTVVSKLFHIVQPDYAFFGLKDAQQVAVLRRMVSDLNMNVDIIACPIVREEDGLALSSRNVYLSSEERRQALVLSRSLREVRQAMEEGGIRTVDEARGLLVSVISESPLAVIDYAEILTFPDLEKLEGASRLTEAGGEVIMALAVKFGRTRLIDNNVFIPKEAHALV is encoded by the coding sequence ATGAGAGTCATCCGAACGATTGCTGAACTGCGCGAAGCGCTTGAATATATGCGTCAGGGGGGCCATGGCCCTGTTGGTTTTGTACCCACCATGGGATATTTGCACGAAGGACATGCCAGTCTGCTGCGTAAGGCAGGGGAGAAGAGCGGCACGGTGGTGATGAGTATTTTTGTCAATCCGCTGCAGTTTGGCCCGAATGAGGACTTCGCTTCCTATCCGCGGGATGAACAGCGGGATCTGGAGCTGGCTGAACGTGAAGGTGCGGACCTGGTGTTCATCCCTAGTGTTGAAGAGATGTATCCGCAGCCGATCCGTACAGGCGTATCGGTCTCCGCGCTTACCACACAGCTCTGCGGCGCTTCGCGTCCGGGACATTTTGACGGGGTAACTACTGTGGTCAGCAAGCTGTTCCATATCGTGCAGCCGGATTACGCCTTTTTCGGACTGAAGGATGCCCAGCAGGTAGCTGTTCTCCGCCGGATGGTGTCTGATCTTAACATGAACGTGGACATCATTGCCTGTCCTATTGTGCGCGAGGAAGACGGGCTGGCGCTCAGCTCCCGTAATGTCTATCTGAGCAGCGAGGAGCGCAGACAGGCGCTGGTATTATCGCGTTCCCTGCGCGAAGTGCGCCAGGCTATGGAAGAGGGCGGCATCCGTACGGTAGATGAAGCACGCGGTCTGCTGGTCTCGGTCATTTCTGAATCGCCGCTTGCGGTCATTGATTATGCGGAGATTCTAACCTTCCCTGATCTGGAAAAGCTGGAAGGCGCCAGCAGGCTGACGGAAGCGGGCGGAGAGGTTATAATGGCTCTGGCTGTGAAGTTCGGCAGAACCCGTCTGATTGATAATAATGTATTTATTCCTAAGGAGGCGCACGCTCTTGTTTAG
- the panB gene encoding 3-methyl-2-oxobutanoate hydroxymethyltransferase — protein sequence MADKHALNIIKMKKMKTDGVPLSMLTAYDYPSAQLAEEAGIDLILVGDSLGNVVLGYDTTLPVTIEDMVYHTRSVKRGAPNTFIVADMPFMTYHGSVDETLRGVRRLMQEGQAHAVKMEGGLEICSAVSAVVAAGVPVLGHIGLTPQSVNMIGGYRIQGKDAKDAQRLMDEAKALEAAGAFGIVLELVTEEVAEAISRAVSIPTIGIGAGRYCDGQVLVFHDVLRYASPYREKKFVKTYADVGSLIREGITSYVQEVKDRSFPAEEHVFSADETVLESLYGNAGKGAK from the coding sequence ATGGCAGACAAACACGCACTGAATATTATCAAGATGAAAAAAATGAAAACGGACGGTGTGCCCCTGAGCATGCTGACCGCTTATGACTACCCTTCAGCCCAGTTGGCGGAAGAAGCCGGCATTGATCTGATTCTGGTCGGTGATTCTTTGGGGAACGTCGTGCTTGGTTATGATACCACGCTGCCGGTTACCATAGAGGATATGGTCTACCATACCCGGTCGGTGAAGCGCGGGGCGCCTAATACTTTTATAGTGGCAGATATGCCGTTCATGACCTACCACGGAAGCGTGGATGAGACCTTGCGCGGTGTGCGCAGACTGATGCAGGAAGGCCAGGCCCATGCGGTCAAAATGGAAGGCGGCCTCGAAATCTGCTCCGCAGTATCCGCTGTTGTCGCTGCCGGAGTTCCGGTGCTCGGCCATATCGGCCTGACCCCGCAGTCGGTCAATATGATCGGCGGCTACCGGATTCAGGGTAAGGATGCCAAGGATGCACAGCGGCTGATGGACGAAGCGAAGGCGCTGGAAGCCGCAGGGGCCTTCGGCATTGTGCTGGAGCTGGTGACAGAAGAGGTGGCTGAGGCGATCTCCCGGGCGGTCAGCATACCGACCATAGGCATTGGTGCCGGGCGTTACTGTGACGGACAGGTTCTGGTTTTCCATGATGTCCTGCGGTATGCCTCCCCTTACCGGGAGAAAAAATTCGTCAAAACCTACGCCGATGTAGGCTCCCTGATCCGTGAAGGCATCACCAGCTATGTTCAGGAAGTGAAGGACCGCTCGTTCCCTGCGGAAGAGCATGTGTTCAGCGCGGACGAGACGGTTCTGGAATCTTTATACGGCAATGCCGGCAAAGGAGCGAAATAA